In one Streptomyces venezuelae genomic region, the following are encoded:
- a CDS encoding type II toxin-antitoxin system Phd/YefM family antitoxin → MAYEIPVTQARAELAELINRVVYGGERVVVTRHGKPLVALVSAADLERLEGLAAAVEEQTVTTVTSVGSVTPAPSEQQRFGIAAEHRGPRAT, encoded by the coding sequence ATGGCCTACGAGATTCCGGTGACGCAAGCCCGCGCAGAGCTCGCCGAGCTGATCAACCGCGTCGTCTACGGAGGCGAGCGGGTCGTCGTCACGCGGCACGGCAAGCCCCTCGTGGCGCTCGTGTCCGCCGCCGATCTGGAGCGTCTCGAAGGGCTCGCGGCGGCCGTGGAGGAGCAGACGGTCACCACGGTCACGTCGGTCGGGTCCGTGACGCCCGCGCCGTCGGAGCAGCAGCGGTTCGGCATCGCGGCCGAGCATCGAGGCCCCCGGGCGACGTAG
- a CDS encoding urease subunit gamma: MQLTPHEQERLLIHVAADVAEKRRARGLLLNHPESIALITSHILEGARDGRTVAELMSSGRRILTRDDVMEGIAEMIHDVQVEATFPDGTKLVTVHEPIV, from the coding sequence GTGCAACTGACCCCGCACGAGCAGGAGAGACTGCTCATTCATGTGGCCGCTGACGTGGCCGAGAAGCGAAGGGCGCGGGGACTGCTCCTGAACCATCCCGAGTCGATCGCCCTCATCACCTCCCACATCCTGGAGGGCGCCCGCGACGGCCGCACCGTCGCCGAGCTCATGTCGTCGGGGCGGCGGATCCTCACCCGGGACGACGTCATGGAGGGCATCGCCGAGATGATCCACGACGTCCAGGTCGAGGCCACCTTCCCGGACGGCACCAAGCTCGTCACCGTCCACGAGCCGATCGTCTGA
- a CDS encoding urease subunit beta, whose amino-acid sequence MVPGEILFADEPVPYNEGREVTRLTVLNAADRPVQVGSHYHFAEANPGLDFDRGAAHGKRLNIAAGTAVRFEPGIPVDVELVPLAGKRVVPGLRGETGGALDA is encoded by the coding sequence CTGGTCCCCGGAGAGATCCTCTTCGCCGATGAGCCCGTCCCCTACAACGAGGGCCGCGAGGTCACCCGCCTGACCGTCCTCAACGCAGCCGACCGGCCCGTCCAGGTCGGCTCCCACTATCACTTCGCCGAGGCCAACCCGGGTCTTGACTTCGACCGCGGCGCCGCGCACGGAAAGCGGCTCAACATCGCCGCCGGAACCGCCGTGCGCTTCGAGCCCGGAATCCCCGTCGACGTCGAACTCGTCCCGCTGGCCGGCAAGCGTGTCGTGCCCGGTCTGCGCGGCGAGACCGGAGGTGCCCTCGATGCCTGA
- a CDS encoding urease subunit alpha, with amino-acid sequence MPELSRAAYADLFGPTTGDRIRLADTDLLIEIEEDRSGGPGRSGDESVFGGGKVIRESMGQSRTTRAEGAPDTVITGAVVIDHWGIVKADIGIRDGRITGIGKSGNPDTMDGVHPDLVIGPETEVIAGNGKILTAGGIDTHIHFISPTIVDEALASGVTTLFGGGTGPAEGSKATTITPGAWHLARMFAALENSPVNIGFLGKGNTVNAESMHAQLRAGAVSFKIHEDWGATPATIDACLNVCEETGAQLAVHTDTLNEAGFIDATFDAVAGRTLHAFHVEGAGGGHAPDMITAVSLPNMLPSSTNPTRPHTVNTVEEHLDMLMVCHHLNPAVPEDLAFAESRIRPSTIGAEDILHDLGAISIMSSDSQAMGRIGEVIMRTWQTAHVMKRRRGFLPGDTRADNRRARRYVAKYTINAAVAQGIDHELGSVESGKLADLVLWEPAFFGVKPQLVLKGGQIAYAQMGDANASIPTPQPVLPRRMYGAHGRAPALNSVNFVTQSALDDGLPERLGLDKPFAAIRSTRGRSKADMRENDALPRVEVAADSFAVTIDGELVEPSPAAELPLAQRYFLF; translated from the coding sequence ATGCCTGAGCTGTCCCGTGCCGCGTACGCCGATCTGTTCGGCCCCACGACGGGTGACCGCATCCGGCTCGCCGACACCGACCTCCTCATCGAGATCGAGGAGGACCGCTCGGGCGGACCCGGCCGTTCCGGCGACGAGTCCGTGTTCGGCGGCGGCAAGGTCATCCGCGAGTCGATGGGCCAGTCCCGCACCACCCGCGCGGAAGGCGCGCCCGACACCGTCATCACCGGCGCGGTGGTCATCGACCACTGGGGCATCGTCAAGGCCGACATAGGCATCCGCGACGGCCGCATCACCGGCATCGGCAAGTCCGGCAACCCGGACACCATGGACGGTGTCCACCCCGATCTCGTCATCGGCCCCGAGACCGAGGTCATCGCGGGCAACGGCAAGATCCTCACCGCGGGCGGCATCGACACCCACATCCACTTCATCTCGCCGACCATCGTCGACGAGGCGCTCGCCTCCGGTGTCACCACGCTCTTCGGCGGCGGTACGGGCCCCGCCGAGGGCAGCAAGGCGACGACCATCACGCCCGGCGCCTGGCACCTGGCCCGGATGTTCGCCGCGCTGGAGAACAGCCCGGTCAACATCGGGTTCCTCGGCAAGGGCAACACGGTCAACGCCGAGTCGATGCACGCCCAGCTGCGCGCCGGCGCCGTCAGCTTCAAGATCCACGAGGACTGGGGTGCGACGCCCGCCACCATCGACGCGTGTCTGAACGTCTGTGAGGAGACCGGTGCCCAGCTCGCCGTCCACACGGACACGCTGAACGAGGCCGGGTTCATCGACGCCACGTTCGACGCCGTCGCGGGCCGCACCCTGCACGCCTTCCACGTCGAGGGCGCGGGCGGCGGGCACGCCCCCGACATGATCACGGCGGTCTCGCTGCCGAACATGCTGCCGAGCTCCACCAACCCCACCCGGCCGCACACCGTCAACACCGTCGAGGAACACCTCGACATGCTGATGGTCTGCCACCACCTCAACCCGGCCGTCCCCGAGGACCTCGCCTTCGCCGAGTCCCGCATCCGCCCCAGCACGATCGGGGCGGAGGACATCCTCCACGACCTCGGCGCCATCTCGATCATGTCGTCGGACTCCCAGGCCATGGGACGCATCGGTGAAGTGATCATGCGTACGTGGCAGACCGCGCACGTGATGAAGCGACGCCGCGGCTTCCTGCCGGGGGACACCCGCGCCGACAACCGCCGCGCACGTCGCTATGTCGCCAAATACACGATCAACGCGGCCGTCGCCCAGGGCATCGACCACGAGCTCGGCTCGGTCGAGTCCGGCAAGCTCGCCGACCTCGTCCTGTGGGAGCCGGCGTTCTTCGGCGTCAAGCCGCAGCTCGTCCTCAAGGGCGGCCAGATCGCCTACGCGCAGATGGGCGACGCGAACGCCTCCATCCCGACCCCGCAGCCGGTCCTGCCCCGACGCATGTACGGCGCACACGGCAGGGCCCCGGCCCTGAACTCGGTCAACTTCGTGACGCAGTCGGCCCTGGACGACGGCCTGCCGGAACGCCTGGGCCTCGACAAGCCGTTCGCCGCGATCCGCTCCACGCGGGGGCGCAGCAAGGCCGACATGCGCGAGAACGACGCGCTGCCCCGTGTCGAGGTCGCGGCCGACAGCTTCGCCGTGACCATCGACGGAGAACTGGTCGAGCCGTCACCGGCCGCCGAACTGCCGCTCGCGCAGCGGTACTTCCTCTTCTGA
- a CDS encoding urease accessory protein UreF, producing the protein MSRAALLVLADGRFPAGGHAHSGGAEAAVKAGRVTGAASLEAFCRGRLHTSGLVAAALAAAAALGVDPVALDAAADARTPSPALRTAARRLGRQMMRAARATWPHSELDALAGRFPKGAHQPVVLGLAARAAGLGPEDAAYCSAYEGISGPATATVRLLSLDPFDATAVLARLAPDVDEVAHRAAETARRVVDEGVDALPAASAPLLEINAEAHAAWPVRLFAS; encoded by the coding sequence ATGTCACGAGCAGCACTCCTCGTCCTGGCCGACGGCCGCTTCCCCGCCGGTGGGCACGCCCACTCGGGCGGGGCCGAAGCGGCCGTCAAGGCGGGCCGCGTCACCGGTGCGGCGAGCCTGGAGGCGTTCTGCCGGGGCCGGCTGCACACCTCCGGCCTCGTGGCGGCCGCCCTCGCGGCGGCCGCCGCCCTCGGCGTCGACCCGGTCGCCCTGGACGCGGCGGCGGACGCCCGCACACCGTCCCCTGCCCTGCGCACCGCCGCGCGGCGCCTCGGCCGGCAGATGATGCGGGCTGCCCGCGCGACCTGGCCGCACTCCGAGCTCGACGCGCTGGCGGGGCGGTTCCCCAAGGGGGCTCACCAGCCGGTGGTCCTCGGGCTCGCCGCCCGTGCCGCCGGACTCGGCCCCGAGGACGCCGCGTACTGCTCGGCGTACGAAGGGATCAGCGGTCCCGCGACCGCCACCGTCCGGCTCCTCAGCCTCGACCCCTTCGACGCCACGGCGGTCCTCGCCCGGCTCGCCCCGGACGTCGACGAAGTGGCGCACCGGGCCGCCGAGACCGCGAGACGCGTCGTCGACGAGGGCGTCGACGCGCTGCCCGCGGCGTCCGCGCCGCTTCTGGAGATCAACGCGGAGGCCCACGCGGCGTGGCCCGTGCGGCTCTTCGCCTCCTAG
- the ureG gene encoding urease accessory protein UreG: MHLDHSHDGPAAVSADAHRPDGSRRALRIGLGGPVGSGKTATVAALCRDLRDELSLAVVTNDIYTREDAEFLLREAVLPPERITAVETGACPHTAIRDDISANLEAVEDLEDEVGPLDLILVESGGDNLTATFSKGLVDAQIFVIDVAGGDDIPRKGGPGVSTADLLVVNKTDLAPHVGSDLARMAADAKAQRAELPVAFQSLRSDEGVGPVAAWVRAQYAAWTASE, translated from the coding sequence ATGCACCTCGACCACTCGCACGACGGCCCCGCCGCCGTGTCCGCCGACGCCCACCGCCCCGACGGCAGCCGCCGCGCACTGCGCATCGGGCTCGGCGGCCCGGTCGGCTCAGGCAAGACCGCGACCGTCGCCGCGCTCTGCCGCGACCTGCGCGACGAACTGTCCCTCGCCGTGGTCACCAACGACATCTACACCCGCGAGGACGCCGAGTTCCTGCTGCGCGAGGCCGTCCTGCCGCCCGAGCGCATCACCGCGGTGGAGACCGGGGCCTGCCCGCACACCGCGATCCGCGACGACATCTCCGCCAACCTGGAGGCCGTGGAGGACCTGGAGGACGAGGTGGGTCCGCTCGACCTGATCCTCGTCGAGTCGGGCGGCGACAACCTCACGGCGACCTTCTCCAAGGGCCTCGTCGACGCGCAGATCTTCGTCATCGACGTCGCGGGCGGCGACGACATCCCCCGCAAGGGCGGCCCGGGCGTCTCCACGGCGGACCTGCTCGTCGTCAACAAGACCGACCTCGCCCCGCACGTCGGCTCCGACCTCGCCCGGATGGCCGCCGACGCGAAGGCCCAGCGCGCCGAACTCCCCGTGGCCTTCCAGTCGTTGCGCTCCGACGAAGGTGTCGGCCCCGTGGCCGCGTGGGTGCGCGCGCAGTACGCGGCGTGGACCGCGTCGGAGTGA
- a CDS encoding urease accessory protein UreD, which yields MRATSRIEARVDDRGRTTLPVLDGEGPLALRRTRSTGPAARVTLVGAMSGPLGGDHLTVEATAHEGAVLHVDSAAATIALPGQTEPTARYDVRLTVADGAELRWLPEQLISVRESDLRVTTRADLGADARLVLREEQVLGRTGEAPGRLTSRLTVRRAGRLLLDQELSCGPGAPGGWDGPAVLAGQRSVGQLIVVRPEFVRDKPQPALLGEWAALTPLAGPGVLVTAVAPDALLVRRAMDEALRQLG from the coding sequence ATCCGTGCCACCTCCCGGATCGAGGCGCGGGTCGACGACCGCGGCCGCACGACTCTGCCCGTCCTCGACGGCGAGGGGCCGCTGGCCCTGCGCCGCACCCGCTCCACTGGCCCGGCGGCACGCGTGACGCTCGTCGGCGCGATGAGCGGCCCGCTGGGCGGTGACCACCTCACCGTCGAGGCCACGGCCCACGAGGGCGCGGTGCTCCACGTCGACTCGGCGGCGGCCACCATCGCGCTGCCGGGCCAGACCGAGCCGACGGCCCGCTACGACGTGCGCCTCACCGTCGCGGACGGCGCCGAACTGCGCTGGCTACCCGAGCAGTTGATCTCCGTGCGCGAGAGTGATCTGCGCGTGACCACCCGCGCCGACCTGGGCGCCGACGCCCGCCTCGTCCTGCGCGAGGAACAGGTCCTGGGCCGCACTGGCGAAGCCCCCGGCCGCCTCACCAGCCGCCTCACCGTGCGCCGCGCGGGCCGGCTCCTGCTCGACCAGGAGCTGTCGTGCGGTCCCGGTGCCCCCGGCGGCTGGGACGGTCCCGCCGTCCTCGCCGGCCAGCGTTCGGTGGGTCAACTCATCGTCGTACGACCGGAGTTCGTGCGGGACAAGCCGCAGCCCGCGCTCTTGGGGGAGTGGGCCGCGCTCACGCCCCTGGCCGGGCCCGGGGTCCTGGTCACCGCGGTCGCGCCGGACGCGCTCCTGGTGCGCCGGGCCATGGACGAGGCGCTGCGGCAGCTCGGCTGA
- a CDS encoding MOSC domain-containing protein, protein MKILSVNVGRARPVDYTDAPSGTTGIDKRPVNGPVRVERPGPAGVGASGVSGDTVCDLRFHGGDDRAVYAFAREDLDGWGRELGRGLTHGAFGENLTTLGIELRDALVGERWRIGGDAVLEVTGGRLPCRTFGAWLGERRWLPRFTRAASPGVMLRVIEPGEVRAGDAVDVVHRPSHDVTVSRLFRALTVERTELPGVLVAAEWMEREQLGIARAYTEKYGS, encoded by the coding sequence ATGAAGATCTTGAGCGTCAACGTCGGCAGGGCCAGACCGGTCGACTACACCGATGCCCCGTCCGGGACCACGGGCATCGACAAGCGGCCGGTCAACGGTCCCGTACGGGTCGAGCGCCCCGGCCCCGCGGGGGTCGGCGCGAGCGGAGTGTCCGGCGACACGGTGTGCGACCTGCGCTTCCACGGCGGTGACGACCGGGCCGTCTACGCCTTCGCGCGCGAGGACCTGGACGGCTGGGGGCGCGAGCTGGGGCGCGGGCTCACGCACGGGGCGTTCGGCGAGAACCTCACCACTCTCGGCATCGAGCTGCGCGACGCCCTGGTCGGTGAGCGCTGGCGCATCGGCGGCGATGCCGTGCTCGAAGTGACCGGAGGCCGTCTCCCGTGCCGGACCTTCGGTGCCTGGCTGGGGGAGCGGCGGTGGCTGCCGCGCTTCACCCGCGCCGCGTCCCCGGGGGTGATGCTGCGGGTGATCGAGCCCGGCGAGGTCCGTGCCGGGGATGCCGTCGACGTCGTGCACCGGCCCTCCCACGACGTCACCGTCTCCCGGCTGTTCCGTGCTCTGACGGTGGAGCGGACCGAGCTTCCCGGTGTGCTGGTGGCCGCCGAGTGGATGGAGCGGGAGCAACTGGGAATCGCCCGCGCCTACACGGAGAAGTACGGATCCTGA